A region of Paenibacillus sp. 37 DNA encodes the following proteins:
- the gyrA gene encoding DNA gyrase subunit A gives MAEEMNSQITDRDIGVEMRESFMDYAMSIIVSRALPDVRDGLKPVHRRILYAMSELGMTPDKPHKKSARIVGEVIGKYHPHGDSAVYETMVRMAQDFSLRYMHVDGHGNFGSVDGDMAAAMRYTEARLSKIAMEMLRDINKDTIDFQPNYDGEEHEPIVLPARFPNLLVNGVGGIAVGMATNIPPHNLGEVIDGVQAMIQNPDITSMELMDYIQGPDFPTSGYILGRSGIRQAYQTGRGSVTMRAKTNIEENNNKARIIVTELPYQVNKARLVEKIAELVRDKKIDGITDLRDESDRNGMRVVIELRRDVNPGVVLNNLYKHTSMQSTFGINMLAIVNKEPKILNLREVLYHYLQHQIEVIRRRTQFELKKAEARAHILEGLRIALDHIDEIITLIRSSSNADAAREGLIERFSLSHDQAQAILDMRLQRLTGLERERIENEYNELMVKIREYREILANEHLVLEIISTELQEIRDRFSDDRRTEITVGEESILDEDLIPREEVIITITHTGYVKRLPVSTYRSQKRGGRGVVGMDTKDTDFVEHLFVTNSHNYLMFFTDKGKVYRLKAYEIPELGRTARGTPIINLIQIEQGESVNAVIPVQEFESDRYLFFATRQGVVKKTPLEDYTNIRKGGLIGISLRDDDVLIDVKLTDGLQEIIMGTAHGMSIRFSEGNVRSMGRSATGVKGITLDEQDSVIGMDVVDKELDVLIVTAKGYGKRTPVSDYRMQTRGGKGIKTINVTEKNGSVVSLKMVKTEEDLMIITSSGTLIRMSMEGISTMGRYTQGVKLIHIRDEDSVATVSRIDKNEEEPDDESLEGLEGEESQAPVVSLEEGTVSDAEVNEVEGDDDSGSEA, from the coding sequence ATGGCGGAAGAAATGAACTCTCAGATTACAGATCGGGATATAGGCGTTGAGATGCGTGAATCGTTTATGGATTATGCGATGAGCATCATTGTTAGCCGTGCCTTACCTGACGTACGTGATGGATTGAAGCCGGTTCACCGGCGTATTCTGTATGCAATGTCAGAGCTCGGCATGACACCCGATAAACCACATAAAAAATCAGCCAGAATCGTCGGCGAAGTTATCGGTAAGTATCACCCACACGGTGACTCTGCTGTTTACGAGACGATGGTACGGATGGCACAGGATTTCTCCCTGCGTTATATGCATGTAGATGGACATGGAAACTTTGGATCGGTCGATGGTGATATGGCAGCAGCCATGCGTTATACCGAAGCACGTTTGTCCAAGATTGCTATGGAAATGCTCAGAGATATCAACAAGGATACGATTGATTTCCAACCGAACTATGACGGTGAAGAACATGAGCCAATCGTTCTACCTGCTCGTTTTCCTAACTTGCTTGTCAATGGGGTCGGCGGGATCGCGGTAGGTATGGCTACCAATATTCCTCCTCATAACCTGGGTGAGGTCATTGATGGTGTACAGGCTATGATTCAAAATCCGGACATTACATCCATGGAACTCATGGATTACATTCAAGGACCAGACTTCCCAACGTCCGGCTACATTTTGGGCCGTTCAGGCATTCGCCAGGCGTATCAGACCGGACGTGGTTCAGTAACGATGCGGGCTAAAACCAACATCGAAGAGAATAACAACAAGGCACGAATTATCGTTACAGAGTTGCCTTATCAGGTAAACAAGGCGAGACTTGTTGAGAAAATCGCCGAGTTGGTACGTGATAAAAAGATTGATGGTATTACTGACCTTCGTGATGAGTCTGACCGTAATGGTATGCGGGTTGTAATTGAGCTTCGCAGAGACGTGAATCCGGGGGTTGTCCTGAACAACCTGTACAAACATACATCGATGCAATCCACTTTCGGGATTAACATGCTTGCGATTGTTAATAAAGAACCTAAAATCCTGAACTTGCGCGAAGTGTTGTATCACTACCTGCAGCATCAGATTGAGGTTATTCGCAGACGTACGCAGTTTGAACTGAAAAAGGCTGAAGCTCGTGCACACATTCTAGAAGGTTTACGTATTGCGCTGGATCATATCGACGAGATTATTACGTTGATTCGTTCATCAAGTAATGCGGATGCAGCAAGAGAAGGTTTGATTGAGCGCTTCTCACTCAGTCATGATCAGGCCCAAGCTATTCTCGATATGCGTTTGCAACGCCTCACAGGTCTGGAACGTGAACGTATTGAAAATGAATATAACGAACTGATGGTCAAAATCAGAGAGTATCGCGAAATTCTGGCCAATGAGCATCTGGTGCTTGAGATTATCAGTACGGAGCTACAAGAGATCCGCGACCGCTTCAGCGATGATCGTCGTACGGAGATCACTGTAGGTGAAGAGAGTATTCTGGATGAGGACCTGATTCCACGTGAAGAGGTTATCATTACGATTACTCATACAGGCTACGTGAAACGTCTGCCGGTATCCACATACCGCAGCCAGAAACGTGGTGGACGTGGGGTCGTTGGTATGGATACGAAAGATACCGACTTTGTCGAGCATCTGTTTGTGACCAACTCGCACAATTACCTCATGTTCTTCACTGACAAAGGTAAAGTGTATCGTCTCAAAGCGTACGAGATTCCAGAGCTTGGACGTACCGCACGGGGAACGCCGATTATCAACCTGATCCAGATCGAGCAGGGCGAATCGGTCAATGCCGTAATTCCGGTCCAGGAATTCGAAAGTGACAGATACTTGTTCTTTGCTACCCGCCAAGGGGTTGTGAAGAAGACGCCACTTGAGGATTACACCAATATTCGCAAAGGCGGCTTGATCGGTATTTCCTTACGCGATGATGACGTTCTGATCGATGTTAAGCTGACCGATGGATTGCAAGAGATCATCATGGGTACAGCTCACGGAATGTCTATTCGATTCTCGGAAGGTAACGTACGTTCCATGGGGCGTAGCGCAACCGGGGTCAAAGGGATTACCTTGGATGAACAGGACTCTGTTATCGGTATGGATGTAGTTGATAAAGAGCTTGATGTTCTGATCGTTACAGCCAAAGGTTACGGTAAACGTACACCTGTCAGTGATTATCGGATGCAGACTCGTGGCGGTAAAGGAATCAAGACTATTAATGTCACAGAGAAGAACGGCTCAGTAGTCAGCCTCAAAATGGTTAAAACCGAAGAGGATCTGATGATTATCACGTCCAGCGGTACGTTGATCCGGATGAGCATGGAAGGCATATCCACTATGGGTCGATACACGCAGGGTGTGAAGCTGATTCATATTCGTGACGAGGATTCAGTAGCTACAGTTAGCCGAATTGACAAAAATGAAGAGGAACCAGACGATGAGTCGCTTGAAGGCTTGGAAGGCGAGGAGTCCCAAGCTCCGGTAGTAAGCTTGGAAGAAGGCACCGTTTCTGACGCTGAGGTTAATGAAGTTGAGGGCGACGACGATTCCGGTTCGGAAGCATAA
- the recF gene encoding DNA replication/repair protein RecF (All proteins in this family for which functions are known are DNA-binding proteins that assist the filamentation of RecA onto DNA for the initiation of recombination or recombinational repair.), with protein sequence MFVNSIDLQNFRNYEHLRLDSFGPVNLLIGQNAQGKTNLAEAIFVLALTKSHRTSRDKELIRFGEERARLAAEVDKKYGSVKLELSLSQQGKKAKINGLEQRKLSDFVGALNVVMFAPEDLEIVKGTPGVRRRFLDMEIGQVAPGYLYHLQQYQKVLVQRNNLLKQLWGKGASAQTMLEVWNEQLVEHGVKIVKKRKQFIKKLQKWAETIHQGITGGGEVLRLAYLPSFSEAAEEDEAVLMDQFMIKLSQMKEQEIRRGTTLSGPHRDDLSFFINDREVQTYGSQGQQRTTALSLKLAEIELIHEEIGEYPVLLLDDVLSELDPFRQTQLIETFQSKVQTFITATGIESLNVDKLKDASIYHVHAGQVER encoded by the coding sequence GTGTTTGTGAACAGCATTGATCTGCAGAATTTCCGCAATTATGAACATCTGAGACTGGATTCTTTTGGTCCGGTAAACTTGTTGATTGGGCAAAATGCCCAAGGCAAGACCAATCTTGCAGAGGCGATTTTTGTACTTGCACTCACCAAGAGCCACCGTACATCTCGTGACAAGGAGCTGATTCGTTTCGGTGAGGAACGTGCCAGACTTGCAGCAGAGGTCGACAAAAAGTACGGATCGGTCAAGCTTGAACTATCTTTGTCGCAACAAGGTAAAAAAGCAAAGATTAACGGCCTGGAGCAGCGCAAGTTAAGTGATTTTGTCGGAGCGCTCAATGTTGTGATGTTTGCACCGGAGGATCTGGAGATTGTAAAAGGCACACCGGGGGTCCGCCGCCGGTTTCTTGACATGGAGATTGGACAGGTTGCTCCTGGTTACCTGTACCACCTGCAGCAATATCAAAAAGTGCTCGTCCAACGGAATAATTTGCTTAAGCAGTTATGGGGAAAAGGGGCATCGGCCCAGACCATGCTTGAGGTCTGGAACGAACAACTGGTCGAGCATGGTGTTAAAATCGTCAAAAAAAGGAAACAATTCATAAAGAAACTGCAAAAGTGGGCAGAAACGATTCATCAGGGGATCACCGGAGGCGGAGAAGTCTTGCGGCTGGCCTACCTTCCTTCCTTCAGCGAAGCCGCTGAGGAAGATGAAGCTGTCTTAATGGACCAATTTATGATAAAATTATCACAAATGAAAGAGCAGGAGATTCGCCGAGGCACAACCCTTAGTGGGCCGCATCGGGATGACCTGTCCTTTTTCATTAACGATCGGGAAGTACAAACATATGGCTCGCAGGGGCAGCAGCGCACAACGGCGTTGTCCCTTAAACTTGCGGAAATCGAACTTATTCACGAAGAAATCGGAGAATATCCGGTCCTGCTACTGGATGATGTTCTGTCAGAGCTGGACCCTTTTCGCCAGACGCAGCTGATCGAAACGTTCCAGAGCAAGGTGCAAACCTTTATTACAGCTACGGGCATCGAGAGCCTGAACGTTGACAAGCTCAAAGATGCCAGTATTTATCACGTTCATGCCGGACAGGTTGAACGCTAA
- a CDS encoding YheC/YheD family protein, with translation MGIQRVSSKWAKTTVLQRSRMVNEYIPVTRKYSRQTLERMTELFESNYIKPDRGTYGNGVMRVKTTRLYVPVVNSEDPTTEAEVPEEPIDRNPTDELEASGITSRATELTTTYQLQYGTEERSFHSLDELERALNDRIQECEYIIQQGISLMKHEDLPFDLRVLTQKNLQHNWETTGVLGRIAAPGKIITNIHGGGRLATFEELVLPHLHQDGFKKLRTELYRLGIHTAVQLQTSFPRLKEIGIDIALDEAGRPWILEVNTLPGIYAFGLLPDKEAYRKIKRYAIAYGRLPSKKGKSSRPSPKAKASSAKKRVRR, from the coding sequence TTGGGTATCCAACGTGTCTCCAGCAAATGGGCCAAAACAACTGTGTTACAACGCAGTCGCATGGTGAATGAATATATCCCAGTCACCCGAAAATATAGTCGTCAAACTCTGGAACGAATGACTGAATTATTTGAGTCCAACTATATCAAACCAGACCGTGGTACTTACGGTAATGGAGTCATGCGGGTGAAAACAACCCGTTTATACGTACCTGTCGTTAATTCCGAAGATCCCACCACAGAAGCAGAGGTTCCGGAAGAACCCATTGATCGGAACCCAACTGATGAACTCGAAGCAAGTGGTATTACCTCCAGAGCTACCGAGCTCACAACAACATATCAACTCCAATATGGTACAGAGGAGAGATCATTTCATTCCCTGGATGAACTCGAACGAGCACTGAATGATCGCATTCAGGAGTGTGAGTATATCATTCAACAGGGAATCTCGCTGATGAAGCATGAAGATTTGCCTTTTGACTTGCGTGTGTTAACTCAGAAAAATCTGCAGCACAACTGGGAAACAACAGGTGTTCTGGGACGTATTGCTGCCCCGGGTAAAATCATCACCAACATTCATGGCGGTGGGCGATTGGCCACATTTGAAGAACTCGTACTCCCCCATCTTCACCAGGATGGCTTCAAGAAACTTCGCACTGAGCTGTACCGCTTAGGTATTCATACCGCTGTGCAATTGCAAACATCATTTCCAAGACTCAAAGAGATTGGTATTGATATTGCGCTAGACGAAGCAGGGCGTCCCTGGATTCTTGAAGTCAACACACTGCCAGGCATTTACGCCTTTGGCTTATTACCGGACAAGGAGGCGTACCGGAAGATCAAACGTTATGCGATTGCGTACGGTCGTTTGCCCTCCAAAAAGGGTAAGAGCTCCCGGCCATCCCCTAAAGCAAAGGCTTCATCTGCCAAAAAACGTGTACGCAGATAA
- the gyrB gene encoding DNA topoisomerase (ATP-hydrolyzing) subunit B — protein sequence MSMNQPSYDANEIQVLEGLEAVRKRPGMYIGSTSSKGLHHLVWEVVDNSIDEALAGYCDHIEVSIHEDNSVTVVDNGRGIPVGEHTKMKRPALEVVMTVLHAGGKFGGGGYKVSGGLHGVGVSVVNALSEKVVVTVKREGHIYQQEYRRGAPQYDLKVIGTTDETGTTVRFHPDPEIFTETRVYEYDILLARIRELAFLNKGIGLTLTDERTGATNSFLYEGGIIEYVSFLNQKREVLHENPIYVEGSRDNIQVEVALQYNDNYTENIYSFANNINTHEGGTHESGFKSALTRIINDYARKAGVIKDSTGNLSGDDVREGLTAIISVKIPEPQFEGQTKTKLGNSEVRGIVESLFAEKLQEFLEENPSVSRRILEKGLQAARAREAARKARELTRRKGALEVSSLPGKLADCSSKDASISELYIVEGDSAGGSAKQGRDRHFQAILPLRGKILNVEKARLDRILGNAEIRAIITAMGTGIGDDFDIAKARYHKIILMTDADVDGAHIRTLLLTFLYRYMRKIIEAGYVYIAQPPLFKIERNKVIRYAGSERERDEIIATLGENAKFNVQRYKGLGEMNAGQLWETTMDPESRTMMQVSINDAILADTMFDTLMGDNVEPRRDFIQENAKYVKNLDI from the coding sequence ATGTCTATGAATCAACCGTCATATGATGCGAATGAAATTCAGGTCCTTGAAGGATTGGAAGCCGTACGGAAGCGTCCGGGCATGTATATCGGTTCCACCAGTTCCAAGGGCCTGCATCATCTGGTCTGGGAAGTAGTGGACAACAGTATTGACGAAGCGCTTGCAGGTTACTGCGACCACATCGAGGTCAGTATCCATGAAGACAATAGCGTGACTGTAGTCGATAACGGACGGGGTATTCCTGTCGGCGAACATACCAAAATGAAACGTCCTGCACTTGAGGTAGTTATGACTGTCCTCCATGCAGGGGGAAAATTTGGCGGCGGCGGATATAAAGTATCCGGTGGTTTGCATGGTGTTGGTGTGTCCGTTGTGAATGCACTCTCTGAAAAAGTGGTTGTAACGGTTAAACGTGAGGGACATATCTATCAACAGGAATATCGCCGTGGAGCTCCACAGTACGACCTGAAAGTGATCGGTACAACCGACGAAACAGGAACAACAGTTAGATTCCATCCGGACCCTGAAATTTTCACGGAAACAAGAGTTTATGAATATGACATCTTGCTGGCCCGTATTCGTGAGCTGGCGTTCCTGAACAAGGGTATTGGTCTTACACTGACGGATGAGCGTACAGGTGCAACCAACTCATTCCTGTATGAAGGCGGCATTATCGAATACGTCTCCTTCCTCAACCAGAAGCGCGAAGTACTGCATGAGAATCCAATTTACGTTGAAGGTTCCAGAGATAACATCCAGGTGGAAGTTGCCCTGCAATACAATGACAACTACACCGAGAATATCTATTCCTTCGCGAACAATATCAACACGCATGAGGGCGGAACGCATGAATCAGGTTTCAAGAGTGCCCTTACGCGGATTATCAATGACTACGCCCGTAAGGCGGGAGTTATCAAGGACAGCACGGGGAACCTTTCCGGGGATGACGTGCGTGAAGGCTTGACAGCTATTATTTCGGTCAAGATTCCGGAGCCGCAATTTGAAGGACAGACAAAAACCAAGCTGGGCAACAGCGAAGTGCGTGGAATTGTCGAATCTTTGTTTGCCGAGAAACTTCAGGAGTTCCTGGAGGAGAATCCTTCCGTATCCCGTCGCATTTTGGAAAAAGGTCTGCAAGCAGCACGTGCGCGTGAAGCTGCCCGTAAAGCTCGGGAACTGACACGTCGTAAAGGTGCACTCGAAGTAAGCTCACTTCCAGGTAAACTGGCAGACTGTTCATCCAAGGATGCTTCAATCAGCGAATTGTACATCGTCGAAGGTGACTCTGCAGGTGGATCAGCAAAGCAAGGCCGGGATCGTCATTTCCAAGCCATTTTGCCACTGCGTGGTAAGATTTTGAACGTGGAAAAAGCTCGTCTCGACCGGATCTTGGGTAATGCGGAGATTAGAGCAATTATTACGGCTATGGGTACGGGTATTGGTGATGACTTCGATATTGCCAAAGCACGCTATCACAAAATCATTTTGATGACCGATGCCGACGTTGATGGTGCTCATATCCGAACACTATTGCTGACGTTCCTGTATCGGTACATGCGTAAAATCATTGAGGCAGGTTATGTATATATTGCACAACCGCCATTGTTCAAGATTGAGCGTAACAAAGTGATTCGTTATGCCGGTTCCGAGAGAGAGCGCGATGAAATTATTGCAACGCTCGGCGAAAATGCGAAATTCAACGTTCAGCGTTACAAAGGTCTTGGCGAGATGAATGCCGGACAATTGTGGGAAACGACGATGGATCCGGAGAGTCGGACCATGATGCAAGTATCGATTAATGATGCCATACTTGCTGATACCATGTTTGACACCCTGATGGGGGATAACGTTGAACCGCGTCGTGACTTTATCCAGGAAAATGCAAAATACGTGAAAAACCTCGACATTTAA
- the yaaA gene encoding S4 domain-containing protein YaaA has translation MNQVTIRTEYIKLDQFLKLADCIPTGGMAKALLQEGLVRVNKEPEERRGRKLYPGDIVEVDGEGTFEVAAE, from the coding sequence GTGAACCAAGTTACGATTCGTACGGAATATATTAAGCTTGATCAATTTTTGAAACTGGCTGATTGCATCCCAACTGGAGGTATGGCCAAAGCTCTGCTTCAGGAAGGACTTGTACGTGTGAATAAAGAGCCTGAGGAACGCCGGGGACGTAAGTTATACCCTGGGGATATCGTTGAAGTGGACGGAGAAGGCACATTCGAAGTTGCTGCAGAATAA
- the dnaA gene encoding chromosomal replication initiator protein DnaA has translation MDSHTSDLWQQILSIIQNKLSKPSFDTWFKATKATKLNDRSIVISAPTTFAVEWLESRYTKLVGSTVYELLGKQVDVKFVIEENKPAEPDPQLPAPTPTVVQEEAVLSMLNPKYTFDTFVIGPGNRFAHAASLAVAEAPAKAYNPLFLYGGVGLGKTHLMHAIGHYVLEHDPGSKVVYLSSEKFTNEFINSIRDNRGESFRNKYRSVDILLIDDIQFLAGKESTQEEFFHTFNALHEERKQIIISSDRPPKEIPTLEERLRSRFEWGLITDIQPPDLETRIAILRKKARAENLDIPNEAMMYIANQIDTNIRELEGALIRVVAYSSLTNQDVTTHLAAEALKDIIPSSRPKMITIHDIQQKVGEYYSLKLEDFKARKRTKAVAFPRQIAMYLSRELTDFSLPKIGEAFGGRDHTTVIHAHEKISQAIKNDQDLYKVINNLTEKIKNPT, from the coding sequence GTGGACAGCCATACTTCTGATTTATGGCAGCAAATTTTATCAATCATACAAAACAAACTCAGCAAACCCAGCTTTGACACCTGGTTCAAAGCAACCAAAGCCACCAAGCTGAATGACCGTTCAATCGTCATTTCCGCACCAACCACGTTTGCCGTCGAATGGCTGGAGAGCCGTTACACCAAATTGGTTGGCTCGACGGTATACGAGTTGCTTGGCAAGCAAGTCGATGTGAAATTTGTCATCGAAGAGAACAAACCTGCTGAACCGGACCCGCAACTACCGGCGCCAACGCCTACAGTTGTACAGGAAGAAGCCGTACTCAGCATGCTGAATCCGAAATATACGTTCGATACATTTGTCATCGGGCCGGGCAACCGTTTTGCCCATGCCGCATCGCTGGCGGTCGCTGAAGCGCCCGCCAAAGCTTACAATCCTCTCTTTCTGTATGGAGGAGTAGGTCTCGGTAAAACTCACTTGATGCATGCAATCGGACATTATGTTCTGGAGCATGATCCGGGCAGCAAAGTCGTTTATTTGTCGTCTGAGAAATTCACGAACGAATTCATTAACTCAATCCGTGACAACCGCGGGGAGAGCTTCCGTAACAAATACCGGAGCGTCGACATTTTGCTCATTGATGATATTCAGTTCTTGGCGGGAAAAGAATCAACACAAGAGGAATTTTTCCATACGTTTAATGCGCTGCATGAGGAACGGAAGCAGATTATCATCTCCAGCGACAGACCACCGAAGGAAATTCCGACACTGGAAGAACGACTTCGTTCTCGCTTTGAATGGGGGTTAATCACGGATATCCAGCCTCCAGATCTGGAGACAAGAATCGCAATTTTGCGTAAAAAGGCACGTGCGGAAAACCTGGATATTCCGAATGAAGCGATGATGTACATTGCCAACCAGATTGACACCAACATCCGTGAACTGGAAGGTGCCCTGATTCGGGTCGTTGCTTACTCTTCACTGACTAATCAAGATGTAACCACTCATCTGGCAGCTGAAGCACTGAAGGATATTATTCCTTCCAGTCGTCCCAAAATGATCACTATTCATGACATCCAACAAAAGGTCGGCGAGTATTATAGCCTTAAGCTTGAAGATTTCAAAGCACGGAAACGGACCAAGGCAGTTGCTTTTCCAAGACAGATTGCCATGTATCTCTCTCGTGAACTGACAGACTTTTCTCTGCCCAAAATTGGGGAAGCATTCGGAGGACGAGATCACACCACTGTCATACATGCTCACGAAAAAATCTCCCAAGCAATTAAAAACGATCAGGATCTCTATAAAGTTATCAACAACTTAACCGAAAAAATAAAGAATCCAACCTGA
- the dnaN gene encoding DNA polymerase III subunit beta, translating into MKISIMKNYLNDSIQQVSKAISSRTTIPILSGIKFDVNHQGVTLTASDTDISIQSFIPLEDGDKSVVQVEQPGSVVLPAKFFVEIIKKLPSQEVHMEVKENFNTFISAGATEIQLVGLDPEEFPVLPSIEENQTVSIPGDLLKNMIKQTVFSISTHETTPILTGVLWSLGDNELKFVATDRHRLATRSAMLDNAEGIRFNNVVISGKTLNELSKIVPDQNTLVDIVVADNQVLFKIDRVLFYSRILDGTYPDTSRIIPTSYKTELVLDTKKLSESIDRAYLLSREEKTNIVRMQTMDSGSVEISSSSSELGKVREEIEPAEFTGDPLKISFNSKYMLDVLKVVESEQLMIAFTGVMSPIILKPLDDSHSLYVILPYRTTN; encoded by the coding sequence ATGAAAATCAGCATAATGAAAAACTACTTAAACGATTCCATACAGCAAGTATCCAAAGCGATCTCAAGCCGTACGACGATTCCGATTCTGAGCGGTATCAAATTCGACGTGAATCATCAAGGTGTAACGTTGACAGCAAGTGACACCGATATATCCATTCAATCCTTCATTCCGCTTGAAGATGGAGATAAAAGCGTAGTTCAGGTAGAACAACCCGGCAGTGTCGTTTTGCCAGCCAAGTTTTTCGTGGAGATCATCAAGAAGCTGCCATCACAGGAAGTGCACATGGAAGTCAAAGAGAACTTCAACACCTTTATCTCCGCAGGTGCTACCGAAATTCAACTGGTAGGTCTTGATCCGGAAGAATTCCCTGTACTGCCAAGCATCGAAGAAAACCAAACGGTCTCCATTCCAGGAGATTTGTTGAAAAATATGATCAAACAAACGGTCTTCTCCATTTCCACACATGAGACTACTCCAATCCTGACAGGTGTACTCTGGAGTTTGGGTGACAACGAATTGAAATTTGTGGCAACAGACCGTCACCGTCTTGCTACTCGATCAGCAATGCTGGATAATGCAGAAGGTATCCGCTTCAACAACGTGGTTATTTCCGGTAAAACGCTGAACGAGCTCAGCAAAATTGTTCCGGATCAAAATACCCTTGTGGATATCGTTGTTGCAGATAACCAGGTCCTGTTCAAAATCGACCGTGTATTGTTCTACTCCCGTATTTTGGACGGAACATATCCGGATACTTCTAGAATTATTCCAACGTCATACAAAACAGAACTTGTTTTAGATACAAAAAAATTAAGTGAATCCATTGACCGGGCTTATTTGCTGTCGCGTGAAGAGAAAACAAACATCGTGCGTATGCAAACGATGGATTCTGGATCCGTTGAAATTTCTTCAAGCTCTTCCGAGCTAGGTAAAGTAAGAGAAGAAATCGAACCTGCCGAGTTTACAGGAGATCCGTTAAAAATCTCGTTCAACTCCAAATACATGCTGGATGTACTGAAAGTTGTTGAAAGTGAGCAGCTGATGATCGCTTTTACAGGAGTCATGAGTCCAATTATCTTGAAACCGCTGGATGACAGTCACAGCCTTTACGTGATATTGCCATATCGAACGACCAACTAA
- a CDS encoding HD-GYP domain-containing protein — translation MGLITLSEVKPGLKLGSDVQTLRGNVLLQKGKVILPKDMEVLKAFMIQQVDIEQERTVSSSTGTKGASVSAGSSANDNNGERAGKTGNVTTAPVVTSLQDEYEKMVGLTQNAFLSSLAAELPVYELRTQLEAVFAHLKQYNVLTFSPRVMQEHDYVYHHAVLSAITSYQLAQWIDLPSKDWMQVAFAGLFHDIGNNKVDPQILHKPSTLTATEQEEIRQHTKYGYQILKQAKAINEGARLAALQHHEKVDGSGYPLQLSGTQIHIYAKIVAIADIFHAMTLEKIYRKAQSPYLVLEQIQSEAFGKLDPSIVSVFVQRSTQIHNGIRVKLSNNQIGEIVFSDRDHPTRPMVSVEGNIVNLMQQRQLHIQEVIG, via the coding sequence ATGGGATTAATCACCCTGTCAGAAGTCAAACCAGGACTCAAACTTGGGAGTGATGTGCAAACACTTCGCGGCAACGTTCTGCTTCAGAAGGGAAAAGTCATTTTACCCAAGGATATGGAAGTGCTCAAAGCCTTTATGATTCAACAGGTAGATATTGAACAAGAAAGAACGGTGTCGAGTAGTACAGGAACCAAAGGTGCATCTGTGTCCGCAGGAAGTTCTGCCAATGACAACAATGGTGAACGGGCAGGGAAGACAGGGAACGTCACCACAGCTCCTGTAGTAACGTCTTTGCAGGATGAGTATGAGAAGATGGTCGGACTAACCCAAAATGCTTTCCTGTCCTCTCTGGCGGCTGAATTACCGGTCTATGAGTTACGTACACAGTTGGAGGCAGTGTTTGCACATCTCAAACAATATAATGTGCTTACCTTCAGTCCACGAGTAATGCAAGAACATGATTATGTATATCACCATGCTGTACTGAGTGCGATCACATCCTATCAACTGGCTCAATGGATCGATCTCCCCTCCAAGGATTGGATGCAAGTGGCTTTTGCAGGCTTGTTCCATGATATTGGTAACAACAAGGTAGATCCGCAGATACTCCATAAACCATCCACGTTGACGGCTACAGAGCAGGAAGAGATTCGTCAGCATACGAAATATGGTTATCAGATCCTTAAACAGGCAAAGGCCATTAATGAGGGAGCCAGACTTGCAGCTTTGCAGCATCATGAAAAAGTGGATGGATCAGGCTACCCGTTGCAGCTTAGTGGGACGCAAATTCATATTTATGCCAAGATTGTAGCTATCGCTGATATTTTCCACGCCATGACGCTGGAGAAGATCTACCGCAAGGCACAATCACCATACCTAGTCCTAGAACAGATCCAAAGTGAGGCATTTGGGAAACTGGACCCTTCAATCGTAAGTGTATTTGTTCAACGGTCGACCCAGATCCATAATGGCATCCGAGTGAAACTCAGCAATAACCAAATTGGAGAGATTGTATTCTCTGATCGAGATCATCCTACACGGCCTATGGTGTCAGTAGAAGGAAACATCGTTAATCTTATGCAGCAACGGCAGCTTCACATCCAAGAGGTTATCGGATAA
- the remB gene encoding extracellular matrix regulator RemB — protein MYIHLGGEKIIRSSELVAIFDISIEKSSKISKQYVTHAEQEKTVEHIGEEEAKSIVVTKNIVYYSPISSATLKKRAHIFPDL, from the coding sequence ATGTACATTCATCTGGGCGGTGAGAAGATCATCCGTTCTTCCGAATTGGTCGCTATTTTTGATATATCGATTGAAAAATCCTCAAAGATCTCCAAGCAGTATGTCACGCATGCCGAGCAGGAAAAAACAGTGGAACACATCGGCGAAGAGGAAGCCAAGTCCATTGTGGTGACCAAAAACATTGTGTACTACTCGCCTATTTCCTCAGCCACGCTGAAAAAGCGGGCTCACATTTTTCCGGATCTCTAG